In Zingiber officinale cultivar Zhangliang chromosome 1A, Zo_v1.1, whole genome shotgun sequence, a genomic segment contains:
- the LOC122037973 gene encoding pentatricopeptide repeat-containing protein At1g02060, chloroplastic-like, whose amino-acid sequence MLRLRTTFSHTRLPSASRLCSSAGGLEYSELGHAIADLVNAEATDSWPPSLPASLTALVRSHTHTLSPSDLLHSLYLLRRPNAAGHLLLWSLNLVPLEPAVTGKAIYLLLRSRSIHPALDLLLSLPPSSIPDNSFNALLRRLATAGHLRYAVRLFRLIPSPSVFSYNSLLAAFFRRGRTRAASDLFEEMLARAVRPDVCTFNTLIRGFCLNSMVHEAFHVFKEMSRHGCAPDVVTYNTLLDGLCRAGEVRIAHKLLNGMRRNTPDTAPNVVSYTTLIRGYCSKLLAADALNLFNDMISVGLQPNNITYNTLIQGLCKSRRMDLVKELLDRGKNGDEDLVFEPDTCTFNTLIAAHCNMGCFSDALKVFEKMTEMQVDLDSVTYGILIRGLCENGEFGRAEELIDELLKKEVLRRRGRCVPLVATYNPMLNYLCHSGKTEKARIVLQQLLDNKAKFDLEAFKTVILGYCKEGKLKKGYELLVSMSKRDLVPDAEIYQILINGFLQQNIDFAWEVLRKMFNSKHRPSTDAFHLVLMGMVKKSKYTKESGDLVIVMLERSVRPNIDLSTKVVENLFRSDSNDRAFKIVKLLYEKGYRLKMEELVVSLCKSRKFLEAREMLLFSLEKSEKISNDVYATVINKLCSKGKALEAFDLFYEIKERGCASINSSCLCALKVALENGEKMNEAKFVAKQINRAVDEVAN is encoded by the coding sequence ATGCTTCGCCTCCGGACCACCTTCTCCCACACCCGTCTCCCCTCCGCCTCCCGTCTCTGTTCCTCCGCCGGAGGCCTCGAGTATTCGGAACTGGGTCACGCTATCGCCGACTTGGTCAACGCTGAAGCAACCGATTCTTGGCCCCCGTCCCTCCCCGCGTCTCTCACCGCCCTTGTCCGTTCGCACACCCACACCCTCTCCCCCTCCGACCTCTTGCATTCCTTGTACCTCCTCCGCCGCCCAAACGCAGCAGGGCACCTCCTCCTCTGGTCACTCAACTTAGTCCCTCTCGAACCCGCCGTCACCGGCAAGGCCATCTACCTCCTCCTCCGCTCTCGCTCTATTCACCCCGCCCTCGACCTCCTCCTCTCCCTTCCCCCGTCTTCCATCCCCGACAACTCGTTCAATGCCCTCCTCCGCCGCCTTGCCACCGCTGGCCATCTCCGCTACGCCGTCCGGCTCTTCCGTCTGATCCCCTCTCCCTCCGTCTTCTCCTACAACTCCCTCCTCGCCGCCTTTTTCCGCCGGGGACGTACCCGCGCCGCCTCCGACCTGTTCGAGGAAATGCTCGCGAGGGCCGTCCGGCCTGACGTGTGCACCTTTAACACCCTCATCCGAGGCTTCTGCCTCAATTCCATGGTCCACGAGGCTTTCCACGTCTTTAAAGAGATGTCACGCCATGGCTGCGCCCCTGACGTTGTCACCTACAATACCCTTCTCGATGGTCTTTGCCGTGCGGGCGAGGTTCGGATCGCTCACAAGCTCCTGAATGGAATGCGGAGAAACACCCCCGATACTGCGCCGAATGTCGTCTCCTACACCACCCTGATCCGCGGCTACTGCAGCAAGCTCCTGGCGGCTGACGCCCTGAATCTCTTCAACGATATGATATCTGTCGGCCTTCAGCCCAATAACATCACATACAACACTCTTATCCAAGGACTTTGTAAATCACGAAGGATGGATTTGGTCAAGGAATTACTGGATCGAGGAAAAAATGGTGACGAAGATTTGGTTTTTGAGCCAGATACTTGCACGTTTAACACCTTGATAGCTGCGCATTGTAACATGGGCTGCTTCAGTGACGCTCTGAAGGTATTTGAAAAAATGACAGAGATGCAGGTGGACCTCGATTCGGTAACGTATGGTATCTTGATTAGGGGATTGTGTGAAAATGGGGAGTTTGGACGAGCAGAAGAGCTAATCGATGAGCTGTTGAAGAAGGAGGTTTTGAGGCGGAGAGGACGTTGCGTTCCTCTGGTTGCAACTTATAACCCCATGCTCAACTACTTGTGTCATAGTGGAAAGACAGAGAAAGCAAGGATTGTTCTTCAACAGTTGTTGGATAACAAGGCCAAATTCGATCTTGAAGCATTTAAGACAGTGATCTTGGGATACTGCAAGGAGGGAAAATTGAAGAAGGGATATGAGCTGCTAGTGTCCATGTCTAAGAGAGACCTTGTGCCAGATGCTGAAATTTATCAGATTCTCATCAACGGGTTCTTGCAGCAGAACATAGATTTTGCTTGGGAGGTTCTAAGAAAAATGTTTAATAGCAAGCACCGACCTAGCACGGATGCATTCCATTTGGTGCTCATGGGCATGGTGAAAAAGAGTAAGTATACTAAAGAATCTGGTGATTTGGTCATTGTGATGTTGGAGAGGAGTGTTCGTCCAAATATAGATCTATCGACGAAAGTTGTTGAAAATCTTTTCAGAAGTGACTCGAATGACAGGGCTTTCAAGATTGTTAAATTGCTTTATGAGAAAGGTTATCGCCTGAAGATGGAGGAGTTGGTTGTTTCCTTGTGCAAAAGTCGGAAGTTTTTGGAGGCTCGAGAAATGCTGTTGTTTAGTTTGGAAAAATCCGAGAAAATCAGTAATGATGTTTACGCTACAGTGATCAACAAGCTTTGTTCAAAAGGAAAAGCTTTGGAGGCATTTGACTTGTTCTATGAAATAAAGGAAAGAGGATGCGCTAGTATTAATTCAAGTTGTTTATGTGCTCTAAAAGTTGCACTTGAAAATGGTGAAAAAATGAATGAAGCTAAATTTGTTGCCAAGCAAATAAACCGTGCTGTTGACGAAGTTGCAAATTGA
- the LOC122011162 gene encoding uncharacterized protein LOC122011162 yields MGGCASRPKDLRGEAPEADAAAVSVDPAPLNSTEAPVVESMVEGEPNVVHKEEDKVEASEVEKEEPKVEATKEPHIEKSEAEQTAETTVVKEEPPVAAAVVA; encoded by the exons ATGGGTGGTTGTGCGAGCAGACCCAAGGACCTCAGAGGCGAGGCCCCGGAAGCTGACGCGGCCGCCGTCAGTGTGGATCCCGCCCCGCTCAACTCCACTGAG GCTCCGGTGGTAGAGAGCATGGTGGAGGGCGAACCTAACGTTGTCCACAAAGAAGAGGACAAGGTGGAGGCGAGCGAGGTGGAGAAAGAAGAGCCCAAGGTTGAGGCGACCAAAGAGCCCCATATTGAGAAGAGCGAGGCCGAGCAGACGGCTGAGACCACGGTCGTCAAAGAGGAGCCACCGGTCGCCGCCGCAGTCGTCGCCTAG